The following are from one region of the Geoalkalibacter subterraneus genome:
- a CDS encoding efflux RND transporter periplasmic adaptor subunit: protein MLRPKKIILVSALSLLFVASGATWYVLQCVTQMGWESFTGPAHVHAQQQWTCGMHPMIVTDEPGQCPICGMDLTPIKEDKGGSKARADGERKIKYWVAPMDPTYIRDEPGKSPMGMDLVPVYEDEAASGSIISVAPEVRQSMGVRTSLVERRDLHRTIRTVGLVDYDEPQRYSVNAKIDGWIERLYVDQTGQEVKKGQPLLELYSPKLVSAQEEYLLALRNRDALKDSSFSQISEGAERLLQSSRKRLQYFDISDRQIAELEKSGRVRKTMTLYSPYQGVVTMKIATDGQFIKSGTELFKISDLSSVWVMADIYAYELPWVEVGQQAEIILPYVGDKTRQAEISFIYPYVESKTRTIKARLEIANPDFELKPEMYVNVRIKGNVVEDALAIPSEAVINSGEKQTVFVDLGDGEFEPRQVKIGLQDDEGYVQITQGLLDGERVVTSAQFLFDSESRLREATKKLRRPAAEPEPEPEPEHDHNGDDMEDLFESDDEEDLESLFN from the coding sequence ATGTTGCGACCTAAAAAAATCATTCTTGTCAGCGCCCTGAGCCTGCTCTTCGTTGCGAGTGGCGCCACCTGGTACGTTCTGCAGTGCGTCACCCAGATGGGGTGGGAGAGTTTTACCGGGCCGGCTCATGTCCACGCCCAGCAGCAGTGGACCTGTGGCATGCATCCGATGATCGTGACCGATGAGCCGGGCCAGTGCCCGATCTGCGGCATGGACCTGACACCCATCAAAGAAGATAAGGGCGGATCGAAGGCCAGGGCCGATGGCGAGCGCAAGATCAAATACTGGGTTGCGCCCATGGACCCGACCTACATCCGGGATGAACCGGGCAAATCCCCTATGGGGATGGACCTGGTGCCGGTCTACGAGGATGAGGCGGCCTCCGGCTCGATCATCAGCGTCGCCCCGGAAGTGCGGCAGAGCATGGGTGTGCGCACCTCGCTGGTGGAGCGCCGCGACCTGCACCGCACCATCCGCACGGTCGGGCTGGTCGATTACGACGAACCTCAGCGGTATTCGGTCAACGCCAAGATCGACGGCTGGATCGAGCGCCTGTATGTAGATCAGACCGGGCAGGAGGTTAAAAAGGGGCAGCCTTTGCTCGAACTCTACAGCCCCAAGCTTGTTTCGGCCCAGGAAGAGTACCTGCTGGCGTTACGCAATCGCGACGCGCTTAAGGACAGCTCGTTTTCCCAGATCTCCGAAGGGGCCGAGCGCCTGCTGCAGTCGAGCCGCAAGCGTCTGCAGTATTTCGATATCAGCGACCGGCAGATTGCCGAGCTGGAGAAAAGCGGCCGGGTGCGCAAGACCATGACGCTCTATTCACCCTACCAGGGCGTGGTGACCATGAAAATTGCCACCGATGGGCAGTTCATCAAATCCGGCACGGAGCTGTTCAAGATCAGCGACCTCTCCAGTGTCTGGGTGATGGCGGATATCTATGCCTACGAGCTTCCCTGGGTGGAGGTGGGACAGCAGGCTGAGATTATTCTTCCCTATGTTGGAGATAAAACCCGGCAGGCCGAGATCAGCTTTATCTATCCATATGTGGAATCGAAGACCCGCACGATCAAGGCGCGCCTGGAGATCGCCAATCCAGATTTCGAGCTTAAGCCTGAGATGTATGTCAACGTGCGGATCAAGGGCAACGTGGTGGAGGATGCGCTGGCGATCCCTTCGGAGGCGGTTATCAACTCCGGCGAGAAGCAGACTGTTTTCGTCGATCTCGGCGACGGGGAGTTCGAGCCGCGGCAGGTGAAAATTGGCCTCCAGGACGATGAAGGTTATGTTCAGATCACTCAGGGTCTGCTCGATGGTGAGCGCGTGGTGACCAGCGCCCAGTTCCTGTTCGATTCCGAAAGCCGCCTGCGCGAGGCGACTAAAAAGCTGCGCCGACCCGCCGCCGAACCGGAGCCCGAGCCTGAACCGGAACATGATCACAATGGGGACGACATGGAAGACCTGTTCGAATCGGATGACGAGGAAGATCTGGAAAGTTTGTTTAATTGA
- a CDS encoding M1 family metallopeptidase, with protein MKNTALKMAIALCVFVFCAGLPIPVTAGVIERHALDLTLQPQQSRLTAVDKITYRPQGGKRAVFFLATQVDIESVQIDGRQAPYSFQRGGLTIDLGDQQDAESVEIAIGYTGLFDDPAPHGAPLNTEDPTYGVAATITPEGTFLGGGAGWYPYQPESRSRFHVRVTAPEGTFAVTSGRLVEQQTTDGRSTTTWETSYAIPSLSISAGEYTLDEKMAGKVPVYTFFYPQSRHLAQTYLDAAAEYLELYQDLFGPYPFDKFAVVENFFPTGYGFPSWTLLGSSVVHLPFIVETSLGHEIAHSWWGTGVRVDFRHGNWSEGLTTYVADYLYQERSSQEDAKNYRLKVLRDYAALVSKDNDFPLKRFTRRDSRAAQAIGYGKSAMVFHMARQKVGDEAFWKALRTIAEESMFKKIDWSDFARTLGRFGEQDMTGFFDQWVKREGAPFLRLDAVEAVTSGSVTRIKGALVQDDPVYDLEVDVRFETDAAAVDNRVRLNGREQTFVFETDRIPKRLVVDPEAHIFRRLAAEEVPPIVNSVRGAGELTVVVADDLPEQTAQAASLLLQAMNRPDATVVSESDISRREVEKLGGVVLFFGLPKKFTEPLRDHPGIEIDEKGFTLHGRHYSGPDVALFAALSPNQDPQRTWAYFVPFSEAEARVAARKIPHYGKYSFLAFEQGENQDKGTWEIRRSPLIHNFR; from the coding sequence ATGAAAAATACAGCACTTAAAATGGCTATCGCCCTGTGCGTTTTTGTCTTCTGTGCCGGTCTGCCGATACCCGTGACCGCGGGAGTCATTGAGCGGCACGCTCTCGATCTCACCCTGCAGCCGCAGCAAAGCCGCCTGACTGCTGTCGACAAGATTACATACCGGCCGCAGGGGGGAAAGAGAGCGGTATTCTTTCTCGCGACCCAGGTTGATATCGAAAGTGTCCAGATCGACGGACGGCAGGCGCCCTATTCCTTTCAGCGAGGAGGGCTCACCATCGATCTTGGTGATCAACAGGACGCTGAATCGGTGGAGATCGCCATCGGCTACACAGGGCTTTTCGACGATCCTGCGCCGCACGGCGCACCTCTGAATACCGAAGACCCGACTTACGGCGTCGCCGCAACCATCACCCCGGAGGGCACTTTCCTGGGGGGCGGCGCCGGATGGTATCCCTATCAGCCAGAAAGCCGCAGCCGCTTTCATGTGCGGGTTACGGCCCCTGAAGGGACCTTCGCCGTCACCTCCGGACGTCTCGTTGAACAACAGACCACGGACGGACGCTCCACCACGACCTGGGAAACCTCCTATGCCATCCCCTCGCTGAGCATCTCGGCCGGTGAATACACCCTGGATGAGAAAATGGCCGGTAAGGTTCCGGTCTATACCTTCTTTTATCCGCAGAGCCGCCACCTGGCGCAGACCTACCTGGATGCAGCGGCAGAGTATCTGGAACTCTACCAGGATCTCTTCGGCCCCTACCCCTTCGACAAATTCGCGGTGGTGGAGAATTTTTTCCCGACCGGCTACGGCTTCCCCTCCTGGACCCTGCTCGGCAGCAGCGTCGTGCACCTTCCCTTCATCGTCGAAACCAGCCTCGGCCATGAAATCGCCCATTCCTGGTGGGGAACCGGCGTTCGTGTGGATTTCAGGCACGGCAACTGGTCCGAAGGGCTCACCACCTACGTTGCCGACTACCTCTACCAGGAACGCAGCTCGCAGGAGGATGCAAAGAATTACCGCCTCAAGGTCTTGCGCGATTATGCCGCGCTGGTTTCAAAGGACAACGACTTTCCCCTGAAGCGTTTCACGCGCCGCGACAGCCGCGCCGCCCAGGCCATCGGCTACGGCAAGTCGGCCATGGTGTTTCACATGGCCCGCCAGAAGGTGGGAGACGAGGCTTTCTGGAAGGCTCTGCGGACCATTGCCGAAGAATCCATGTTCAAAAAAATCGACTGGTCCGATTTTGCACGGACACTGGGGCGATTCGGGGAGCAGGACATGACCGGTTTTTTCGATCAATGGGTCAAGCGAGAGGGAGCACCGTTTCTGCGTCTCGATGCGGTTGAAGCGGTGACCAGCGGTTCAGTAACCCGAATCAAAGGGGCCCTTGTACAGGATGACCCGGTTTATGACCTTGAAGTAGACGTTCGGTTCGAGACAGATGCCGCCGCCGTCGATAACAGGGTCAGGCTGAATGGGCGTGAACAGACGTTTGTCTTTGAAACCGACCGGATCCCGAAACGTCTTGTGGTCGACCCGGAAGCGCATATTTTTCGGAGACTTGCCGCCGAAGAGGTTCCGCCGATCGTCAATTCCGTTCGGGGCGCCGGTGAGTTGACAGTGGTGGTCGCAGACGATTTGCCCGAGCAGACCGCACAGGCGGCGAGCCTGCTGCTTCAGGCCATGAACCGGCCCGATGCGACCGTCGTGTCCGAGAGCGACATTTCCCGCCGGGAGGTGGAAAAGCTAGGCGGCGTTGTGCTCTTTTTCGGACTGCCGAAGAAGTTTACCGAACCGCTGCGGGATCACCCGGGAATCGAGATCGACGAAAAGGGGTTCACACTGCATGGCAGGCATTACAGCGGCCCCGACGTGGCTCTGTTCGCTGCCCTTTCGCCGAATCAGGATCCGCAGCGGACCTGGGCTTATTTCGTGCCCTTCTCGGAGGCGGAAGCGCGCGTTGCCGCGCGTAAAATCCCCCATTACGGGAAATACAGCTTCTTGGCGTTCGAGCAGGGAGAAAATCAGGACAAAGGAACCTGGGAGATCCGCAGATCACCCTTGATACACAACTTCAGATAA
- a CDS encoding TolC family protein codes for MMGRIVLLMMTLGFLLTSFSESPAQESDAASPSLQALIDEALTHNPELEAARERWEMFRRKEFPAQTLSDPRLTFALSNYPVDTFSSDDTPMTGNDLRIDQAFPFPGKLKARGEAARQQALWYKGVYEDARLQLVMKVKDAWYRIFYQDRAIDVTQKNMALLDDFIRLTETRYEVGEGLQQDVLKAQIERSKLLDRLYTLQQERESLLAEFNRLLARPSATPLTVPKDIPEQRLEVNLEEIQGAAEEHRPLFASYRALIGQYQSQKKLAELDYKPDFNLFAGYRFRDDDLPDGGTDFLSAGISINLPVWREKRSEQVAEADSGIRMARSQFEDFRHQVQSRVHDAYARVEKNRTLVELFDSGILPQARQTFEASLAAYQVGDVDFLSLLDSLMTLYRYEMDFFRAVSDHRRALAVLEAASGRTVPAEQ; via the coding sequence ATGATGGGACGCATAGTGTTGTTGATGATGACTTTAGGTTTTCTGCTGACCTCCTTCAGTGAATCCCCCGCGCAGGAGAGTGATGCTGCTTCACCGTCTTTGCAGGCATTGATCGACGAGGCGTTGACCCACAATCCGGAACTTGAGGCTGCCCGGGAGCGCTGGGAGATGTTTCGCCGCAAAGAATTTCCGGCCCAGACCCTCAGTGATCCGCGCCTGACTTTTGCCCTGAGCAATTACCCGGTTGACACCTTCAGCAGTGATGACACGCCGATGACCGGCAATGATTTGCGCATCGACCAGGCCTTTCCCTTCCCTGGAAAACTCAAGGCGCGAGGGGAGGCCGCCCGCCAGCAGGCTCTCTGGTACAAAGGCGTTTATGAAGATGCGCGCCTGCAGCTGGTGATGAAGGTCAAGGATGCCTGGTATCGAATCTTTTATCAGGATCGCGCCATTGACGTGACGCAGAAGAACATGGCGCTGCTCGATGATTTTATCCGCCTGACCGAAACACGCTACGAGGTGGGCGAGGGGCTGCAGCAGGATGTGCTTAAGGCCCAGATAGAGCGATCCAAACTCTTGGACAGGCTGTATACCCTGCAGCAGGAGCGCGAGAGTCTTCTGGCCGAGTTCAACCGTCTGCTGGCGCGCCCTTCGGCAACGCCGCTGACTGTGCCGAAAGATATCCCGGAGCAGCGATTGGAGGTGAATCTTGAGGAGATTCAAGGTGCTGCCGAGGAGCATCGTCCGCTTTTTGCCTCCTACCGTGCGTTGATCGGGCAGTACCAGTCGCAGAAGAAGCTGGCGGAACTTGATTACAAACCTGATTTCAACCTGTTTGCCGGGTATCGCTTTCGCGACGACGACCTGCCGGACGGCGGGACCGATTTTCTCAGCGCCGGAATCAGCATCAATCTGCCGGTCTGGCGGGAAAAGAGATCCGAACAGGTGGCAGAGGCCGATTCGGGGATCCGAATGGCGCGCAGTCAGTTCGAAGATTTCCGCCACCAGGTTCAATCACGGGTACACGATGCCTATGCCCGTGTTGAGAAAAACCGCACCCTGGTCGAATTGTTCGATTCAGGCATCCTGCCCCAGGCCCGCCAGACGTTCGAGGCCAGCCTTGCGGCATACCAGGTGGGCGATGTCGATTTTCTGAGCCTGCTGGACAGTCTGATGACCCTCTATCGCTACGAAATGGATTTTTTCCGTGCCGTTTCCGACCACCGGCGGGCGTTAGCGGTTCTCGAAGCCGCTTCAGGACGGACAGTCCCTGCTGAACAGTAA
- the glgP gene encoding alpha-glucan family phosphorylase, which yields MDKHNAWKSFAWESRIAYFSMEIGLSGQIPTYSGGLGVLAGDTIKSAADLKVPMVAVTLLHRKGYFRQQIDSDGWQHEYPVQWNPERLLELLPVKTLVTIEGRDVKIQPWLYRVKSPAGGVVPVIFLDTDIPGNTEADRRLTDTLYGGDSEYRLKQEIVLGIGGARMLAALNFTVRKYHMNEGHAALLTLELLNNIRAPIENTLNERASWDVQQVMDRCVFTTHTPVAAGHDKFPWPVVEKILPEIVPFALLRDLIGKDSLNMTILALKLSRYVNGVAKKHGEISQSMFPGFEIHAITNGIHPFTWASPFFVQLYDRHLPGWAFEPELLVRVDTISDEDFWDAHQGAKAFLTLFIEETTGKKFDPEILTIGFARRYATYKRADLIFSDLQRLVDIGNGKLQLVFAGKSHPHDAPGKELIHRIHEGIHSLSGKIEVVFLQNYNMDVAYRLIPGVDLWLNTPKRPLEASGTSGMKAALNGVPNFSILDGWWIEGHIEDVTGWAIGPPPREKSLAENGSDQEDARDLYDKLEKKIIPRYYEDRAGWIRVMKNAVSKNAYYFNTHVMMRRYVTEAYIR from the coding sequence ATGGACAAACACAACGCCTGGAAGAGTTTCGCCTGGGAATCGCGGATCGCTTATTTTTCGATGGAGATCGGCCTGAGTGGCCAAATCCCGACTTACAGCGGCGGTCTGGGAGTGCTTGCCGGGGACACCATTAAAAGCGCTGCGGATCTCAAAGTCCCGATGGTGGCAGTCACCCTGCTGCACCGCAAGGGCTATTTCCGCCAGCAGATCGATTCCGACGGCTGGCAGCACGAATACCCGGTACAATGGAATCCGGAAAGGCTTCTCGAACTGCTGCCGGTCAAAACCCTGGTGACGATCGAGGGGCGTGACGTCAAGATCCAGCCATGGCTTTATCGCGTGAAAAGCCCGGCGGGCGGGGTTGTTCCCGTGATCTTCCTCGACACCGATATCCCAGGAAATACCGAGGCGGATCGGCGCTTGACGGATACCCTGTATGGGGGCGATTCCGAATACCGCCTCAAGCAGGAGATTGTTCTGGGGATTGGCGGCGCCCGCATGCTGGCGGCTCTCAATTTTACGGTGCGTAAATATCACATGAACGAAGGCCATGCGGCCCTGCTCACTCTGGAGCTGCTCAACAACATACGCGCCCCCATTGAAAATACGCTCAACGAGCGCGCTTCATGGGATGTGCAGCAGGTCATGGACCGTTGTGTATTCACCACGCACACGCCGGTGGCAGCCGGTCACGACAAGTTTCCCTGGCCGGTGGTGGAGAAGATCCTTCCGGAGATCGTGCCCTTTGCCCTTTTGCGCGACCTTATCGGCAAGGATTCTCTGAACATGACCATACTGGCGCTGAAACTGAGCCGCTATGTCAATGGTGTCGCAAAAAAGCACGGCGAAATCTCGCAAAGCATGTTTCCCGGCTTCGAAATTCATGCCATCACCAATGGCATCCATCCCTTCACCTGGGCATCTCCCTTCTTCGTCCAACTCTATGATCGCCACCTCCCCGGCTGGGCATTCGAGCCCGAACTGCTGGTGCGGGTCGACACCATCTCCGATGAGGATTTCTGGGACGCGCACCAGGGGGCCAAAGCCTTTTTGACGCTTTTTATTGAAGAGACCACCGGTAAAAAGTTCGATCCGGAAATTCTCACCATCGGCTTCGCCCGACGCTACGCCACTTACAAGCGGGCTGACCTGATCTTCTCCGACCTTCAACGCCTGGTGGACATTGGAAACGGAAAGCTGCAGCTGGTTTTCGCCGGCAAATCCCATCCCCATGATGCGCCGGGGAAAGAACTGATTCATCGCATTCACGAGGGGATTCATTCCCTGTCAGGGAAAATTGAGGTCGTCTTTCTGCAGAATTACAACATGGATGTGGCGTACCGCCTGATTCCGGGCGTCGATTTATGGCTCAATACTCCCAAACGGCCTCTGGAAGCATCGGGGACAAGCGGCATGAAAGCAGCACTCAACGGTGTGCCCAACTTCAGCATTCTGGATGGTTGGTGGATCGAAGGGCATATCGAAGACGTGACTGGCTGGGCAATCGGTCCTCCGCCCCGGGAGAAGAGTCTGGCGGAAAACGGCAGCGACCAGGAAGATGCCCGCGACCTCTACGACAAACTCGAGAAAAAGATCATCCCGCGATACTACGAGGATCGGGCCGGATGGATTCGCGTCATGAAAAACGCCGTCAGCAAAAATGCCTACTATTTCAACACCCATGTCATGATGCGCCGCTATGTGACGGAAGCCTATATACGCTGA
- a CDS encoding ChaN family lipoprotein, producing the protein MVFRVFISLFVAASLCFFSIDAQAHPHILDIEKNQDLDFNQLLEELKNAQVIFIGELHDHEGHHRMQLEVIRGLNRLGKSVAVGLEMFQQDYQGALDKWVAGEMTEEGFVLTYNQNWSMWPIYRPIFIEARSRNLPMVALNVNRSVTRQVARSGFESLTEGQREGLEGVSCRVDPAYEDFIRRALGGHGHGQPDFIYFCEAQLLWDAVMARNIDNYLERHPETTLVVLAGSGHSWKHGIAHQLDQIADRSYKKVILPEVRGRIDRTSAQLRDADYLWLDSGPQGWGQME; encoded by the coding sequence ATGGTGTTCCGAGTTTTTATCAGCCTTTTTGTTGCAGCATCTTTGTGCTTTTTCTCGATCGACGCTCAGGCCCACCCCCACATTCTGGATATTGAGAAAAACCAGGATCTCGACTTTAACCAGCTTCTGGAGGAGCTCAAAAATGCGCAGGTGATTTTCATCGGCGAACTTCATGACCATGAAGGGCACCACCGGATGCAGCTCGAAGTCATTCGGGGATTGAACCGGTTGGGAAAATCTGTTGCTGTCGGATTGGAGATGTTCCAGCAGGATTATCAGGGCGCCCTGGATAAGTGGGTCGCCGGTGAGATGACGGAGGAAGGATTCGTTCTGACCTACAATCAGAACTGGAGCATGTGGCCTATTTATCGTCCCATATTTATCGAGGCCCGTTCCCGGAACCTGCCGATGGTGGCCCTCAATGTCAATCGATCTGTCACAAGGCAGGTGGCGCGCAGCGGCTTTGAGAGCCTCACCGAAGGGCAGCGTGAGGGGCTTGAAGGGGTCAGCTGCCGCGTCGATCCGGCCTATGAGGATTTTATCCGCCGCGCCCTTGGAGGGCACGGCCATGGACAACCCGACTTCATCTACTTCTGCGAAGCCCAGCTGCTGTGGGATGCCGTCATGGCGCGCAATATCGACAACTATCTTGAACGCCACCCCGAAACCACCCTGGTGGTCCTGGCGGGCAGCGGCCACTCATGGAAGCACGGCATTGCCCACCAGCTCGACCAGATTGCGGACCGAAGCTACAAAAAAGTTATTCTCCCCGAAGTCAGGGGCCGCATCGATCGAACCAGCGCCCAGTTGCGGGACGCGGATTACCTCTGGCTCGATTCCGGCCCGCAGGGATGGGGACAAATGGAGTAA
- a CDS encoding ExeA family protein, which produces MYLDHYGLKEKPFSITPNPRFIYLSKNHKEVFAHLLYGVRDQAGFIVVTGEVGTGKTTVLRTLLGELQEAQYCLAFIFNPTVSALDLLRNINREFGIDADGANNSNLIRVLNDFLLQMRGEGRTVVLVIDEAQNLEPSVLEQIRLLSNLETDTDKLIQIILVGQPELNQVLQRDDLRQLNQRITVRYHLQPMDFGDTCDYIAHRLRIAGGTAQKVFTDGALKKIFSFSRGYPRLINILSDRALLVGFAEGCREVDARMVRTAIRETGHQVRRFSQRSLAWWGGGGLVAVAVALGVYFLT; this is translated from the coding sequence ATGTACCTTGATCATTACGGCCTTAAAGAAAAACCTTTTTCAATTACGCCCAACCCCCGATTCATCTACTTGAGCAAAAACCACAAGGAAGTGTTCGCGCACCTGCTCTATGGCGTGCGCGACCAGGCTGGGTTCATCGTGGTGACGGGGGAGGTGGGCACAGGCAAGACGACCGTTCTGCGCACCCTGCTGGGGGAATTGCAGGAGGCGCAATACTGCCTGGCCTTTATCTTCAACCCCACTGTTTCGGCGCTGGACCTTCTGCGCAACATCAACCGCGAGTTCGGCATTGATGCCGATGGGGCGAATAACTCCAACCTGATTCGCGTACTCAATGATTTTCTCCTTCAAATGCGGGGCGAAGGGCGAACTGTCGTACTGGTGATCGACGAGGCTCAGAACCTGGAGCCTTCCGTTCTTGAGCAGATTCGCCTGCTTTCCAACCTGGAGACGGATACGGACAAACTGATTCAGATTATCCTGGTGGGGCAGCCCGAACTCAATCAGGTCCTGCAGCGCGACGACCTGCGCCAGCTCAACCAGCGCATTACCGTACGATATCACCTGCAACCGATGGATTTTGGGGATACCTGCGATTACATTGCCCATCGGCTGCGTATCGCGGGAGGAACAGCGCAGAAAGTTTTTACCGATGGGGCCCTTAAGAAGATTTTCTCTTTTTCCCGGGGCTATCCGAGGCTGATCAATATTCTGTCCGATCGAGCGTTGCTGGTCGGATTTGCCGAGGGGTGCCGCGAGGTGGACGCGCGCATGGTGCGCACTGCGATCAGGGAAACCGGTCACCAGGTTCGCCGTTTTTCTCAACGTTCTCTGGCCTGGTGGGGGGGAGGCGGTCTTGTGGCCGTTGCCGTGGCTCTGGGTGTTTACTTCCTGACGTAA